A segment of the Peptoclostridium acidaminophilum DSM 3953 genome:
TCGTCAAGCACATATGAATATCTTTTTATCTCATAATCGGTGGTGGTGAACTGGCTTATTGATGCTCTTGCAACCTGCTCAGCCGTTTCTCCCAGAGAATCCGATATTACGTATATAACCAAATGATTCATATTGCGTCCTCCATATTTATTCTCCTGCTAGCTCAACGAAAAATCTAGCTATATTTATCTTTGAAATTTTCCCCAAAATCTTGTAGCCTTCTTTTCCGTCCTCTCTCTTGACATGCTCAACTACAGGGACTGAATCGACCTCGTGCTCTATTATTTTTCGAGCCACGTCTGATATGTTCTCATCAGGAAAAGCCATTACTATGTTGGGCCTCCTGGTCATTATTATACCCACGGGAATCTTGTTTATGTCAATTCCGCCTATAGCATTTTTGAGCAGGTCCTTTCTTGAAACTACTCCTGTCAGGAATCCCCCATCTGTGACAAATACGCTTCCTGTATCCTCTAGGAATATTGTCACTATCGTATCGTACACCGTGGCCTCCTCGCCGACAACCACAGGGAGACTCATAAGATCCTCCACTTTTTTGGACCTTAGCTTCTTGGCTATAAGGTTGTTTTCATCTATGCCCACATAGAAATATCCCACCTTGGGCCTTGCATCCAGTATGCCTGACATTGTAAGTATCGCAAGGTCTGGACGCAACGTCGCCCTAGTGACACTTAGCAGTGTCGCTATCTGCTCACTAGTAATAGGGCCGCTTTGCTTGACAATTTCTATAATCTTCAACTGCCTGTCTGTCAATTGTATTTTAATCACCTCTTTGCAATGTGATATACTATTTATATAGTGTATATTATAAATCTATTATCATAAAATGTAAATAATCTATAGGCAACAATTTGACAAAAATAAAACCTCCTGTCTCCAGAAGGTTTTATTTTTGTCTATTCCTTGTCTTTTTCAGACTCTTCTTTTTTTTCTTCCTCGGCTTTTTCTTCTTCGGAGCACTCTTCAGACTTCTTGCCTAAGTTCATTTTTTCCTTCATCTCACATATTTTTTCTTCAGTCATGTCGTTAAGGTCGACCACTTCGCCGTCGTCTTTTACTATCTTTATCTTGTACTTGGCAAATACTGCTGCTGAAACCCCTATCATTGCCGCTATTGGAGCCAATATTAGCCCCAGGGCGCCTATTGTCACCGGAAGATTCAAAAGTACATCTCCATCCTTTTCCAGTATGACTCTTGTGACATTCCCCTTTTCAAGAACTTCCTTGAGCTTGTCTATGGCCTCGCCGCTCTTTTCACTTATTTTAGCGTTCATATCCTCAAACTTGCCCTTGCTGCCCTTCTTTTCAAGCGCTATTATGGCTTCTATAACGTCGCCCTCTGCACTCGATAGTGCATTTCTGGCCTCCTCGTAGCTTGCCCCTGTTCTTTCCACAATCCTGTCAATCTTTTCAAGAGTTATTTCGTTATCCATATTCACTGCCCCCTCATCAAACAATTTGTTTTATTTTCAATAGGTTGTCTGCTCTTCATAGCCATCTACATTTGCTCTGAGGCAAAGTCTCAAAACCTTTTTTAACTGTCCGACTATGAATGGCGACACCTTGGCCTTGACGCAGATGTTAAACTCGCTTCCTGTGATGTATCTCATCAGTTCAAGTGTTGTCGGATCTATGCGCATGTGAGGCTGGCCCTCGCTGGCACAATCGCTGCATATGCAGCTTCCATTTTCAGGCTGAATCAAGTTGCCTATCCCGTCCTTGCTGCCGCAGCTTACACATTTTGTGACCTCGGGCCTGTAGCCGATGTAGTCCAGGTATTTAAGCTCAAATAGTCTCGTTACATACTCGAAATCATACTCCTTGTACGCATAGCAGTAGAGCGTCTTTAGCAGCAGCGCAAAAAGCCGGTTGTTCGTCTGGTTCTCGACCACCACGTTTTTCGTCAGGTTGAGCACATACGAAGCATACGAGAGGGTTTTCAAGTCCTTCGATATATCAAAGAAGGTATCCTTGACATCGCACTGGCTTATATTAAACATTGAGGATGACTTATAGAGCATATAGCTTCCGTATGTAAACGGCTGTGAACACGCAAGCAGCTTGCTGTTGCTCCTTCTCGAGCCTTTTGCTATTGCCGACACCTTCCCCAGCTTTTTTGTGAAAAGTATTAGTATGCTGTCTGAGTCTGAATATCTTATGTTTTTTAATACCACTGCATCAGTTTCTATAAACATGTTATTACCGCCTTATATTTTTTTATACCCACTTTTGTGCAGGTATAAAACTCAAAAAAACACAAAGACCCGTGTAGGGTCATTGCTACGCTTGCAAAAGAATAAGCGTTGTAAGTGTGAAATATATTGTTATGCCTGTAATGTCGAGCGCTGTTGATATGAATGGCGCAGATGCCACAGCCGGGTCTATTCCCCACTTTTTAAACAGTATTGGCACCACAGTTCCTATTGTAGCAGCAGTTATCATGTTTGCCGCCATGGAAATGCCTACCACTATACCCAGTCTTATGTTATTCATCCAGAAAAAAGCCACAGCGCACACCAGGAGACTGCATATCGTCCCTACGCACACTCCCACGCTCATCTCCTGGAATATGGTCCTTAGGCTTTTGCCGGCATCAACATTGCCGGTGGCAAGCCCCCTGACAGTCAGTGTTGATGACTGTGTGCCCACATTACCTCCCATGCCTGTAAGCAATGGCATGAAAAACGCTACTGCCGCATAGCTGTTTAGTGTGTCTTCGTAGCGGCTGAGGATTGTTGCCGACATGATCCCTCCAAAGAGTGTCACTATGAGCCATGGCAGCCTTGCCTTGACCGACGAGAATATCCTTATACTGATTTTGTCCTCTTCGTATAGCTCCGCTTCGGCCTCCATTGTTCCCGCGAACTTGTATATGTCCTCTGTTGCCTCTTCCTCTAGGACGTCCATTATGTCGTCAAATGTTATTATGCCTCGAAGCCTGCCGTTTGTGTCGGTAACAGGTATTGCGAGCAGGTCATACTTTTTAACTACTCTTGCTACCTCTTCCTGGTCGTCGTTTATGTTTACATATATGATGCTTTCGCTCATTATATCCTCAACCAGAGCATTCGGCCTTGCAACTATGAGCTCTCTTAGCGATATTACGCCTGAGAGCCTGTTGTTTTTGTCTACAACATACACGTAATATATGGTCTCCGCATCGGGAGCATGCTCTCTCAGGTGCTCTATGGCGTTGTATATAGTTATGTCTTTTCTGAGAGATACAAATTCGGTGGTCATTATGCCGCCGGCTGTATCTTCATCGTATACAAGCAGTTCCCTTATGTCTTCAGCATCCTCTGCATCCAGAAGGTTTATGAGCTCCAACCTTTTTTCCTCAGAAAGCTCAGCTAATATGTCGACCATGTTGTCAAGCGACATAAGCTCCAGCAGCTTTTTTTTGTGCTCACTTGTTAACAGCGAAAGTATCTTTGAAAACATGTCTGAATCGAGCTCGTCAAGTACCTTTGCGGCAAGCTCCCATGAAATAACCTGAAAAACCTTGTGCATTTTTTCTTCAGGGAGTTCCACCATCATTTCAGCTATGTCAGCGGGGTGCATTTCTTCAATGTACTCGTTCAGGTCTACGATTTTCTCACTGTCTATGAGCGCTTCAATTTCGACAAGCTTTTCCTCGAACAGCTCCTTGTCTTCCATGCACTCCCCTCCTTTTATTCCGCCTCTTTAGTCCTGCCTAAAGCCCAGGCTTCTTATGGCATTGTCCCTGTCTCTCCAGTTTTCCTTTACCTTAACCCACAGCTGCAGATTGACCTTTGAGCCAAGGAGCAATTCTATTTCTTCCCTTGCTGCCTTTCCTATGCCTTTTAGCTTTCTTCCGTTTTTACCTATTATTATGCCCTTGTGTGAGTCCCTCTCGCAGTATATGACCGCAGAAATATCTACAAGATCTTTTCCCGCCCTTGATTTTATCTGCTCTATGTCGACAGCTATCCCGTGGGGCACTTCCTTTTCAGTGTAGTTGAGTATTTTTTCCCTTATAATCTCTGATATAAGCACTCTTTCAGGCTGGTCCGTAACCATGTCATCAGGGAAATATTTCGGTCCCTGCGGCATATATCTTTTTATTACATCTATGAGCTTCTTCAAGTTGTTGTGCTTTAGCGCCGATATCGGTATTATCTCGTCGAAAATCCCAACCTTGTCATAACGCTTCACAAGCTCTATGAGCTCCTCTTTTGATATCTCATCAATCTTGTTTATAACAAGCACCTTTGGAGTCTTTACAGCTTTGAGGCTTTCGATTATCATCGAATCCCCTGCGCCCGTGTAAAGCGAACTGTCAACCATGAGCACCACCAGATCAACCTCGCCTAGCGTCTGGCTTGCAGCTTTCATCATGAACTCACCCAGCTTGTTTTTTGGCTTGTGCATTCCCGGGGTGTCTATAAAGACAACCTGGCTCTCGCTGTCTGAATAAACTGCTTGTATCCTGTTTCTTGTCGTCTGAGGCTTGTCGCTTATTATAGCAACCTTTTCCCCCACCACCGCGTTTATTGTAGTAGACTTCCCAACATTGGGCCTTCCTATAACACTAACAAATCCTGATTTAAAACTCACTATATCTCCTCCATAAGCTACTCTATATTAATTTTTGTAAATGCCTTTGGCAAAAGCTCGCTTATCTTGAAAACCTCCAAGTCCACCTCGCCTGTTCCTACTATTATGTCTATGTCCTCACCGAACTCGACTATTACCTGCCTGCATATTCCGCACGGGAAAGTGCAGGTTTTTGAATCAGAAGCTATTGCTATTGCCTTGAAGCAAAGCTCACCCTCGGATACCGCTTTGACTATGGCAGTTCTTTCAGCGCAGCTTGTGGCTGCATAGCTTGCGCATTCCACGTTGCAGCCCAAGTAAACTTTTCCGCTGCTGGTAAGCAGCGCAGCTCCTACCCTAAATCCGGAATATGGAGCATAAGCTCTATATTTTGCCTCCTGGGCAAGCTTCAAAAGTGTCTGATAATCCATATTACACCTCTTTCAAGCAGTCTTTATGCGAGTAGCTTGCACTATCTTAGAAGTTTGAACAATATGACTGTGATAAGTATCCCTATGGCAGCGCCTGCGACAGCCTCCATCCTGGTGTGTATGTTTGAATGCACCCTGCTTTCTGAAACTATAAGGGCTAATACAAAGGCCAACGCAGATGCAAGGAGCTTTTCCTCGGACATTGCTATTGCAGTTGCAACAGAAAATGCAACTGCTGAATGCCCGCTTGGAAATCCCCCCTTGATATAACTGCCTCTTTTGAAAAACAGCTTCAGCCCTATTACCAGGGCAATATTGATTGCAAGCGCTATAATCAAAATATTGATATCGATTTCAATAATACTGTCAAGTCCTGTAAGCGGAAGCGCCAGCAGCTTGTCAAAAAAAACAAGGTAGCCTATCGCTGCTGCATTTATTGCAGCCACCATTACAGCTGCGGCCGATACATCCTTTACAAATCCAGCCATTTCACTGTATTCGCTCGTAAAAAGATCCACGGCTTTTTCAATCGCCGTGTTTACCAGTTCAAGAGATATCACAAGTGATATTGAAAAAAGGACTGCAGCAATTTCAAGTTTAGACAAGCCAAGCAATATGCTGAGCATTACCGCAATAGCAGCCGCGAAAATATGTAGCCTGAGATTCCTCTCGCTCCTTAAGGCCACTATTATGCCCTTTATCGCATTGTCAAAGCTGCTTGAAATGCTTTTATTTTTCATTCATCTCCCTCACTATTCCCAGCGAAGAAAGAACCATCTCCTCTTTTCCCCGCATCTCCTTAGCTCTTTCATCATTGTCATGATCATAGCCCATCAGGTGGAACATGCTGTGGCACACAAGAAATGCAATCTCACGTTCGAAACTGTGGCCATATTCTCTGCTCTGCTCAAGAGCCCTTTCAAGCGATATTACTATGTCCCCCAGAAGGTTGTCCTCCAGGAACTCATCTTTTTCGTCCTTGCCTATAAGCGGAAAAGAGAGCACATCCGTCGGCCTGTCAATCCCCCTGAATTCGCTGTTTAATCTTTTTATCTCTTCATTGTCAACAAAAAGTATGCTGACTTCATAATGCGTTCCCCAGCCCTCATGTTTTAAAGATTCCTCAACAACAGACCTTATCTTGCCCTTGAGGTCTTCTTCAAATTTCACCTTATCCTGGGCATTTGTAATCTCAATATTCAAGATTGGACCTCCATAAAACTTGATTTTCTATTTCCGGTTTTCTATTTTTTTAAGGCCTTTCGTTCCTCAGCTATTTCGAATTTTTCATAGGCCTTTATTATCCTTTGTACAAGTTCATGCCTTACTACATCCTTTTCCGTAAGGATTGAAAAACCTATTCCCTTTACGTCTGAAAGCACCTGCTGGGCATGTACAAGGCCTGTCTTTTTGGATGAAGGCAAGTCAGTCTGCGTTATGTCTCCCGTCACAACGGCCTTTGAGCCAAACCCCAGCCTTGTCAAGAACATCTTCATCTGCTCTTTCGTGGTATTTTGAGCTTCATCGAGTATTATGAAAGCGTTGTCAAGCGTCCTGCCCCTCATGAAGGCAAGCGGAGCCACCTCTATCATTCCCTTTTCCATATATTTATTGAACCTGTCCGCCCCGAATATTTCAAAAAACGCATCATAAAGAGGCTTAAGATATGGATCTATTTTCTCCTTGAGATCTCCCGGAAGAAAACCCAGGCTTTCCCCCGCCTCAACCGCAGGCCTTGTAAGTATTATTCTGTTTATCTGCTCCGTTTTGAAAGCTCTTACAGCCATTGCTACTGCCAAATATGTCTTCCCCGTACCTGCCGGCCCAATACCGAAAGTTATGTCGTTGTTTTCGATGCTTTTTATATATTCCTTCTGCCCGAATGTCTTTGGCTTTATAGGATTGCCCTTGGCTCCTATTACTATTGTATCTTCAAGAAGCTCAGACGAACGCTTTTCATCGCCGTAGCCCTGCTTTATCATCTCGAGCGAATAGGCCACATTCTGCTGATTAAGGGACTCGCCCTTCTTTACAAGCCTGGAAAGGTCATCAATAAGCTTTTCTGCCTTGATTATAGCCTCTTCTTCCCCTATTATCACAGCATTGCCTTCCCTGAGGACTATGTGTATGCTGAGCGCATCCTCTATAAGCTTTATGTTCTGGTCAAATTCACCAAACAGCTCTCTCTGAAAATTTTCGTCGCTGATTTCCAGCTTTTTTTGCTCTACCAAAAATTTTCCTCCTTGTAGTTAAAAAATTTCCATAAATATTATAACATATATATTTTTTAAAAATCGTATATTTCCAATTTATTATTTTTCAAATCGGATTCTGGGTAGACATGTATTATAGCCTTTGTAAAGGAGATGTTATTATGGAAAAGACACTCGTTCTAATCAAACCCGACGGCGTGAGCCGCGGCCTTGTTGGTGAAATAATAAGGCGCTACGAAGCCCACATGCTCCATATCAGCGAAATGCAGCTTGTGCAGCCTACAGCCGAAATGCTGTGCGCTCACTACATAGAGCATGTTGATAAGGACTTCTTCTGCGAGCTTGTCGAATACATGAGCAGCGGCCCGGTGATTGCGCTTGTGCTCTGCGGCGAAAGCGCCATAAGCCTTGTCAGGAAGATAAACGGCTCCACAAACTTTATGAGCGCCGAGCTTGGAAGCATACGCGGCGACTTCGCCTCTTCAATCACCCAAAACCTCGTGCATGCCTCCGACTCCCAGTCGGGTTTCGAACGCGAGTACGATATCTGGTTTAAATCACTGTGAATACAGAAGATGTAAAAAGCTGCCTTACGGCAGCTTAATTTTTTTTCCTCATACTAATAGGTTTTGAGAGTATTTCCGAATATATTATGCCCCTGACTAAGTCTTCCCTTTGTTCAAAGAGCGTGATCCCTGATGAAATCTGGGAACTGCCGTATATAGGGTGACTTTCGTCGTACTCGTCAGATATTGCCGTCGCAGCAGGCCTTACTGGCTGCTTTTTTGGGGCAGACTTTGCCATTTTAGGAGGCTCAATAACTTCAACGGACACTCCCTCTGTGCGTGCTTGCTTTTCAAGCTGATACTGCTCCTGGACCTTCTGGGCTATATCCTTGAAGTAATCTTCAATCCCTTTGCCCGCAGGCTTTACCTTGCGGAGCTGCTGGGCCTTGGGCTTTTGTTGCATGCTGGCCTTTTTCTTTTTTCCCAAAATGTTGTTAATGATTATCAGGAAAATTATCCATAAAATACCATCCAAGTCATCACGCCCTTTTACTTCTTGTCTTCAGGCTTATCTGTTCTGCTTCCGGCTGTTCCTGAAATCGACTCCCTCATGATCGTGTCGGCCATTACATTCTTCATGTTGTAGTAGTCCATAACACCGAGATTGCCGCTTCTGAAAGCTTCAGCTATGGCAAGAGGCACCTGCGCCTCGGCTTCCACAACCTTCGCTCTCATCTCTTCGACCATAGCCTTCATTTCCTGCTCCTTGGCTATGGCCATGGCCCTTCTTTCTTCCGCCTTAGCCTGAGCTATCTTCTTGTCAGCCTCTGCCTGATCAGTCTGAAGCTGAGCTCCTATGTTTCTTCCAACATCCACATCGGCTATGTCTATGGAGAGAATTTCAAATGCCGTACCAGCGTCAAGACCCTTTTCAAGCACTGTCCTTGATATCCTGTCCGGATTTTCAAGCACCATCTTGTGAGTCTCGGCAGAGCCTACAGTTGTTACTATGCCCTCACCTACACGTGCAATTATAGTTTCTTCCCCGGCTCCTCCAACGAGTCTGCCTATGTTAGCCCTTACAGTCACTCTGGCGCGCGCTATTACCTCTATTCCATTTTTTGCAACTGCCGCAATCTTTGGTGTCTCTATTACCTTTGGATTTACGCTCACCTGCACAGCCTGAAGCACATCTCTTCCTGCCAGATCTATTGCGGCCGCTTGCTCAAAGCCAAGCTCTATGTTAGCCCTTTGCGCTGCAATCAGAGCATTTACAACGGAGTCCACATCCCCTCCTGCCAAATAGTGTGCCTCAAGCTTGTCTATGCTAAGATCAAGCCCAGCTTTTGTAGCCTTTATCATAGGACCTACTATTCTCGATGGGGCTACGCGCCTGAATCTCATGCCCACGAGTGTGAGTATCGAAACCTTTACACCTGAAAACAAGGCCGTAATCCACAGTCCTACAGGTATGAAGCTGAAAAACAGCGACAAAAATATGAGGATTATTCCAACTAATAGTATTGAACCTAAGTATGCCATTTATTCTTCCCCCTTTTTTCTGACTATTATTTTGCTTCCTTCGACCCGTATTACTTTAACCAATTCATCCTTCTGTATGAATTCGCCATCAGAGACAGCATCTAGTATATTGTTGTCTATCTCGATTTTGCCTGAAGGCCTCAGGAATGAAACTGCTCGTCCTTCTCTGTCGATATATTCAAGCATTTCCTTTGCAGGAATGAATCCCGACTCCTTGCTAAGGTTTGTATCAAGCAGCAGTGTCTTTGCCAGCTTTCGCTTTGGCAGTTTTTTAAATATTAACACAACTACCACAACAGTCAGCACTAGCGCTATGAGCATATAGACAAGTGCAAGTGTCAGCGAGCTGGAAGCCATGACTATGCTGAGCACCATACCTGCGATGCCAAGCACTCCGAAAACTCCAAAACCCGGCGCAGCAGCTTCCGCTATGAGCATGGCTATTCCTGCAATAAACAAAACAACTGAAAGCAAGTGTGCATTTCCCCCCATTATTGAGCCCATGAAAAAGAGAGAAAAGCCTATTATGCTAAGCAGCCCTCCGATTCCAAATCCGGGCGTAATGATTTCAACGACAAGCCCTATGAAACCAAGTGCAAGCAGGAGTGGCGCAACATATGAAGAGCTTATAATATTTATGAAGTCTTCAATGGGCGTTGATTCAACTACATTTTCGCTGAAGCTCTCTATGCCCAGGCTCCTGTAGACCTCTCCCCTTGATGAAGCCTTGCCGTCTATAAAGCCAAGCTTGAGTGCCTCTTCCGTAGTCAGATTGAGCAGCTTGCCCTTTTCAACCACTCCTTCGATTTCAATGTCCTTGTCCGCCATTGCCATCACAAGCTCAGTGTCCCTTCCCTTCTCCTCGGCGACAGTCTTGAGCTGTTTTTTCCAGTAGGATATATTCTTTTCAGTAGCCGGTATTGTCTCGGCCGAGCCAATCGTGGCACCTGGCGCCATGTAAATATTGTCGCATGATATGCTCACAAGCACTCCTGCTGAAATTGCCCTTTTGTTTATGTACGCAACAGTCTTAATATCGCTTTCGAGTATGACATCACTTATGTTTACTGCAGAATCGATCCTGCCGCCATATGTATCGATATCAAACAGCACAAGTGACGCTCCCTCCTCCTCCGCCTTGCTCAAGGAGCTCTTTATGTAGCTGAAAAGTCCGGGAGTTATTTCGCTTTTTACATTGATAACATATACTTTCTCTTTTTCCTGCGCAAATCCGGTGAAAGCGCTCGGAAGCGCCACCAAAATTGCAACAAGAAAAGCAATGCTGCATAAAAATAATCTTTTCATCCCCACCCTCTTTTCTTCATCGACTAGTTATTAATTGTGTTTATTTACAGCCATACCGACGGCTACATTTATAGAATTACCCTCATTTTCAGAAATTAAACTTATTCTGGAAATAAAACAAAGAGGCAAAACTAAGTTTGCCTCTTGCATCTATTGTAATAATTCTTTTGCTATTTCGTTTATGAGCTTTCCATCAGCTTTGCCCTTCAGCTTGGGCATCAAGGCGGCCATAAGCCTTCCCATGTCTTTCACCGATGAGGCTCCTGTTTCGCTTATAGTCTGCACAACTATGCTTTTTACTTCTTCTGCGCTCATTTGTTCCGGGAGATAAGATACCAAAACATCTATTTCTTTTTTAGTCTGATCTACAAGATCTTCCCTCTGAGCTTTTTCAAATTCAACAAGGGAATCTCTTCTTTGTTTCAGCTGCTTGGATATTGTGTCAATGACCTTATCGTCATCAGCCTCAACTCTGTTATCCACCTCGTACTGCTTTATTGCTGACCTTATAAGCGTAATTACAGATTTCTTAAGATTGTCCTTGTCTTTCATGGACTGCTTTAAGTCGTCCATTAGCTGGTCTTTAAGGGCCATTTTTATTCACCTCTTACAAGACTATTTGCTTTTCTTTTTTCTTCCGGCCTTTAGTTTCTTACGCTTCTCACTAGGCTTTTCGTAATGTTCTCTTTTTCTTATCTCAGACAGTATACCAGATGTAGCACATTCACGTTTAAATCTTCTAAGAGCGCTATCTAAAGTCTCATTCTCTTTGATTTTTATTTCTGCTGGCATTCTCTTCCCTCCCTCCATTACTAACAATACTGCTTCAATTATAGCATTGAATAAGCTGTGAAAATTGATGAATTCCGTACCTAGTCATTATAATACAAATCATGTACTTCTTCAACCCTTTTTTAACCTGGAGGCCATGTAAGGTTTCTTCCGGCAAGCACGTGATAGTGGAGATGGTCGACCTCCTGGCCGCCGTTTTTGCCGCAGTTTATTACGACCCTGAAACCGTCGGCAGCTATACCCTCGTCAATTGCAATCTTTTGTATTACAGAGCAAATGTGGGCTGTTATGTCCATATCCTCGGCCGGTATGTCCATTATGCTGACATAATGCTTTTTGGGCACGACCAGTATGTGTAGGGGCGCCACTGGCTTTATATCCCTGAAAGCCAAGACCTTTTCATCCTCATACACCTTGTTTGAAGGAATTTCTCCGCTTGCTATCTTGCAAAAAATGCAGCTGTTCACAAAAGCCACCTCCCAAATTATTTTGTTGTATACTCTTGCTTTATTATTCCATGTATATGCTCGCCCTTTACTTCACTTAGCTCAATCTTCTGCATACTGCCTTCAATGTCCGTCACGCTGCTTGCACACACCTTGACATAATTGGAGGTATGCCCTTCGAAAATGCCCTCGCC
Coding sequences within it:
- a CDS encoding GatB/YqeY domain-containing protein, which encodes MALKDQLMDDLKQSMKDKDNLKKSVITLIRSAIKQYEVDNRVEADDDKVIDTISKQLKQRRDSLVEFEKAQREDLVDQTKKEIDVLVSYLPEQMSAEEVKSIVVQTISETGASSVKDMGRLMAALMPKLKGKADGKLINEIAKELLQ
- the rpsU gene encoding 30S ribosomal protein S21 yields the protein MPAEIKIKENETLDSALRRFKRECATSGILSEIRKREHYEKPSEKRKKLKAGRKKKSK
- a CDS encoding histidine triad nucleotide-binding protein, whose translation is MNSCIFCKIASGEIPSNKVYEDEKVLAFRDIKPVAPLHILVVPKKHYVSIMDIPAEDMDITAHICSVIQKIAIDEGIAADGFRVVINCGKNGGQEVDHLHYHVLAGRNLTWPPG